One Nostoc sp. UHCC 0302 DNA window includes the following coding sequences:
- a CDS encoding cadmium resistance transporter, protein MNELISAIATGITAFTATNLDDLVILTLLFSQVNATFRRRHIVIGQYLGFCTLVIASLVGFLGGLVLPSHWIGLLGLVPITLGLNRLLNLESDLSSETNSETEFSHSSNFASFLSPQAYSVAAITIANGSDNVGIYMPLFANSTLWELLVIVAVFLLLVGVWCYITYKLTCKRAIANLLTRYGNNFVPFVLIGLGVFIILDSASLTPITLTVSCLSLMGFIKIIQISKFRTQSL, encoded by the coding sequence ATGAACGAACTTATTAGTGCCATTGCCACTGGAATTACAGCTTTTACAGCCACAAACTTGGATGATTTAGTTATCCTCACGCTATTATTCTCGCAGGTGAACGCAACTTTCCGTCGTCGGCACATAGTCATTGGTCAGTATCTGGGCTTCTGTACTCTGGTCATTGCTAGCCTAGTTGGTTTTTTAGGAGGCTTGGTACTGCCATCCCATTGGATTGGTCTTCTAGGTTTAGTACCCATCACCCTTGGACTAAATCGTCTGCTGAATCTAGAAAGCGATTTGTCCTCCGAGACCAATTCGGAAACAGAATTTTCTCATTCCTCTAACTTTGCTAGCTTTTTGTCTCCTCAAGCTTATAGTGTAGCGGCTATTACCATCGCTAATGGTAGTGATAATGTAGGTATTTATATGCCCTTATTTGCTAATAGCACTCTCTGGGAGTTACTCGTAATAGTTGCAGTCTTTCTGTTACTAGTTGGGGTTTGGTGCTATATAACATATAAACTAACTTGTAAAAGAGCGATCGCTAATCTGCTAACACGCTACGGCAATAATTTTGTTCCCTTTGTATTGATAGGCTTAGGTGTATTTATTATCTTAGATAGTGCCTCGCTAACTCCAATTACTTTGACAGTTTCTTGTCTATCTTTAATGGGATTTATCAAAATAATTCAAATTTCCAAATTTAGAACTCAAAGTTTGTAA
- a CDS encoding pentapeptide repeat-containing protein, whose amino-acid sequence MKTHNLSLIKLNELTSLLLVIAVISIFPLTLIFSFFSDIQGLSNLQKVEYINQLLTAIAIIFGGLAVLSNTYYTSRLSVDSDQSLVARQIRRILGWDKDIKLGGTFQQQTIEEFAPERFSKAIEQLGNDKIETRFAAIYALERIAKDSPKDHWTIMEILAAFVRENAPVRQEDEIELRELLKLPTDIQTALTVIGRRDSQNDPVNQKLDLRNTNLSGADLMDANLFGAILIGANLEWVNLIRANLSEADLSETNLCGSILYEANLQKAILSEANLQEVILRKANLSQAILYNADLEGATLYDANLQGAILDNANLEGAILCDANLCEVNFEGSNLQQANLIGSNLQRASLVGANLENVLLSTANLQDADLQEANLYEAKLQEANLIGTNLLEAFLQKANLSGANLSKSVHLELEQIELAIGDRTTILPENLELPVHWR is encoded by the coding sequence ATGAAGACTCACAACTTGTCTTTAATAAAACTAAATGAATTAACTAGTTTATTACTAGTTATTGCAGTTATATCTATTTTCCCTTTAACTTTAATATTCTCATTTTTTTCCGATATTCAAGGGCTATCAAATCTGCAAAAAGTAGAATACATCAATCAATTATTAACAGCTATTGCTATAATTTTTGGCGGATTAGCAGTTTTGAGTAATACTTACTATACATCAAGGCTCTCTGTGGATTCAGATCAGAGCTTAGTAGCAAGACAAATACGTAGGATATTAGGTTGGGATAAAGATATTAAATTGGGCGGAACTTTTCAACAACAAACTATAGAAGAATTTGCTCCAGAACGCTTTTCTAAGGCAATTGAACAGCTAGGAAATGATAAAATTGAAACGCGATTTGCCGCTATTTATGCTTTAGAACGAATTGCAAAAGATTCTCCAAAAGACCATTGGACAATTATGGAAATCCTCGCTGCTTTTGTCAGAGAGAATGCTCCAGTCAGGCAGGAAGATGAAATTGAGTTAAGGGAATTATTAAAACTTCCTACAGATATCCAAACGGCACTAACTGTCATCGGACGACGTGATTCACAAAACGATCCGGTAAATCAGAAACTAGATTTACGCAATACAAACCTCAGTGGTGCAGACTTAATGGATGCTAACCTTTTTGGGGCAATCTTAATAGGAGCCAACTTGGAATGGGTGAACCTCATCCGAGCAAACCTTTCTGAGGCAGATTTATCGGAAACCAATCTCTGTGGATCAATTCTCTATGAAGCTAACCTGCAAAAAGCCATACTTTCAGAAGCGAATCTGCAAGAGGTAATCCTCAGAAAAGCAAATCTTTCTCAGGCAATCCTTTATAATGCCGACTTGGAAGGAGCAACCCTTTATGATGCGAATTTGCAAGGAGCAATTCTTGATAATGCCAATTTAGAAGGAGCAATCCTTTGTGACGCTAATCTGTGTGAAGTAAACTTCGAGGGTAGTAACCTCCAACAAGCAAATTTAATTGGAAGTAATTTGCAAAGAGCAAGTCTGGTTGGAGCTAACCTAGAAAATGTCTTACTCAGTACAGCTAATCTGCAAGACGCTGACCTACAAGAAGCAAACCTCTATGAAGCCAAATTACAAGAAGCAAACCTGATTGGAACTAACCTACTGGAGGCATTTCTTCAAAAAGCTAATCTTTCTGGGGCAAACTTAAGCAAATCTGTACACCTAGAATTAGAGCAGATTGAATTAGCAATTGGCGATCGCACAACTATTTTGCCAGAAAATCTTGAACTACCAGTACATTGGCGCTAA
- a CDS encoding ABC transporter permease: MKYWRETIAVTQRILIELLRRRRSLIFWSIFPVSVLILSGFILAERAKLPIDVAFEYAAPSTLAGAALFFSCLGGSVATVVAEREQQTLKRLFLSPLSGASYFLGIFLAHSCIGIGQTLLVYTIAAFWGATFQGSIFLGITIILMCIIAYVGLGFILGTQLARRIEDVNSLVAAFGVPLLILGGAFLPSSLFPKTLINIAKFNPIYHMNEALVGVSAKGNDIDKIAFHFWFLLVFAVLMVLGGWLSYQRMLIVERRL; this comes from the coding sequence ATGAAATATTGGCGTGAAACCATAGCTGTAACTCAACGCATTTTAATTGAACTGTTGCGCCGCCGACGCAGCCTAATTTTTTGGAGTATTTTTCCCGTTTCAGTATTAATTCTCAGCGGATTTATTTTGGCAGAACGAGCAAAACTACCTATAGATGTTGCTTTTGAATATGCAGCACCCTCAACTTTGGCAGGTGCAGCACTATTTTTTAGCTGTTTGGGTGGTAGTGTTGCAACCGTAGTTGCAGAAAGAGAACAGCAAACCCTCAAACGCTTGTTTCTTTCTCCCTTAAGTGGTGCATCCTATTTTTTGGGGATTTTTCTCGCTCATAGTTGCATTGGAATCGGGCAGACACTCTTGGTTTATACTATTGCTGCATTTTGGGGTGCTACCTTTCAAGGTTCGATTTTCTTAGGAATTACAATTATTTTAATGTGTATTATTGCTTATGTCGGCTTAGGTTTTATTTTAGGTACACAATTAGCTCGTCGTATCGAAGATGTCAATTCGTTAGTAGCAGCTTTTGGGGTTCCCTTATTAATTTTAGGTGGAGCATTTTTGCCGAGTTCTCTATTTCCCAAAACATTAATCAATATTGCTAAATTTAACCCAATTTATCATATGAACGAAGCTCTCGTAGGAGTTTCAGCTAAAGGTAATGATATTGATAAAATTGCATTCCACTTTTGGTTTTTATTAGTATTCGCTGTATTAATGGTTTTAGGTGGTTGGTTATCTTATCAACGGATGTTAATAGTTGAAAGGCGACTCTAA
- a CDS encoding pentapeptide repeat-containing protein encodes MSANKTDALLKWLITITVIFALSLTVIFFALSSIKELSTPEKIQYRNQALITTAIVFLVSAAIFNAYYAAKRTQAMHKNALAELLQWRLAAEKNLEIDIQNAKLNQDRLIAERFMAAIAQLGHDKIETRTGAIYALERVAQDFPQEHWTIIQILTAFVRENAPSQQVQVEQQKSEYSPAVYLGRRRVRSRTTQQLEQNLYEESPKIRTDIQAALTVIARRNSLEDPLNQKLDLRSTDIRRADLVGANLQQVDLRGADLSGADLRGADLRGVDLDGAKLVGSILYETKLQKAGLSGANLCWANLNRANLSGANLRSANLSGASLRAADLSGANLYKANLQQATLKVANLCGAKMFLANLQGAKLGKANLHQTGLIGANLNGANLNGADLSGANLNAAKLKQTEVYFANLSEASLTEADLYQANFIGANLQRANLYQANLTRSNLMGANLFGTNLVDVKLEGAILTGVKNLESQQILVALGDRTTRLPDYMEAPTHWRQSG; translated from the coding sequence ATGTCTGCTAACAAGACAGACGCCCTGTTGAAATGGTTAATAACCATCACAGTTATATTTGCCCTCTCATTAACTGTAATTTTCTTCGCATTGTCCAGCATTAAGGAATTGTCAACTCCAGAAAAGATACAGTACAGAAACCAAGCATTAATAACTACTGCAATAGTTTTTTTAGTATCGGCAGCAATTTTTAATGCTTACTACGCGGCGAAGCGAACCCAAGCTATGCATAAAAATGCCTTAGCGGAACTCCTCCAATGGAGGCTCGCTGCTGAAAAAAACCTGGAAATTGACATTCAAAATGCCAAACTCAATCAAGATAGGTTGATTGCAGAACGTTTTATGGCAGCGATCGCACAGCTTGGGCATGATAAAATTGAAACGCGAACAGGCGCAATTTATGCATTAGAACGAGTTGCTCAAGATTTTCCTCAAGAACATTGGACAATTATCCAAATCCTCACCGCCTTTGTGCGAGAGAATGCACCAAGCCAGCAAGTGCAAGTAGAGCAACAAAAATCAGAATACTCACCAGCAGTTTACTTGGGTAGGCGGAGAGTTAGGTCACGTACTACACAACAGTTAGAGCAAAATTTATATGAAGAATCGCCTAAAATTCGCACCGATATTCAAGCAGCCTTAACAGTGATTGCACGACGCAATTCACTCGAAGATCCCTTAAATCAGAAACTTGATTTACGCAGTACCGACATCAGGCGAGCAGACTTGGTAGGAGCTAACCTACAACAGGTAGACTTGCGTGGAGCTGACTTGAGTGGGGCTGACCTACGTGGGGCTGACCTGCGTGGAGTTGACCTTGATGGCGCTAAACTGGTTGGATCTATTCTCTATGAAACCAAATTGCAAAAAGCTGGATTGAGTGGAGCTAATCTCTGCTGGGCGAACTTAAATCGCGCTAATCTGTCTGGAGCAAACCTGCGTTCAGCTAACCTTTCTGGTGCAAGTCTGCGTGCAGCTGACCTCTCTGGGGCAAACCTATATAAAGCTAACTTGCAACAAGCCACCTTGAAAGTCGCCAACCTCTGTGGAGCAAAGATGTTTCTGGCTAATCTGCAAGGAGCAAAGCTAGGTAAAGCCAACTTGCACCAGACGGGATTAATTGGAGCTAACTTAAATGGAGCTAACTTAAATGGAGCTGACCTCTCTGGAGCTAACTTGAATGCAGCCAAACTCAAGCAAACAGAAGTCTATTTTGCCAACCTCTCAGAAGCCAGCTTAACTGAAGCTGACCTGTATCAGGCAAACTTCATTGGAGCTAACCTACAGCGGGCAAACCTCTATCAAGCCAACTTGACTCGCTCGAACCTGATGGGAGCTAACCTATTTGGGACAAATCTCGTTGATGTCAAACTCGAAGGGGCAATCTTGACAGGTGTGAAAAACTTAGAATCACAACAGATTTTAGTAGCACTTGGCGATCGCACAACTCGCTTACCTGATTATATGGAAGCACCAACACATTGGCGGCAATCTGGTTAA
- a CDS encoding BamA/TamA family outer membrane protein, translated as MGIQIAVVLIVAMLVSGENKKALADSQPSTQDKTGDVVTSGYAKYGDYIESTFVENSKTESAQTLEFSQQVVKDIQIRFVNDKGKSVDDQGQPINGRTQRDFILGLLRLKPGQVFREDTLEADLQRLRRLESLNKVEVFKQEDASGVDIIYDIQERRYPALNFGGGNSEDIGLYGQVGYKDANISGLSDRLDTNIQISGKDVQFNGEFTSPYRPGEPNRLGYNIRAFRSRDLSSTFNEDVKLSNGDKVREGRFGGSVGLLRSFDDWDTGIALNYTRISLRDKDYNVTQVDSLGSPLSLSGTGIDDLFTVSFSVSRDQRDRRDNPTQGSILTLSTEQAIPIGLGNISSNRLRGDYIQYLPVTWIGHGRPTDNPEMIAFNLQIGSFIGDFTPADAFNIGGLDSVRGYGYGKVASGRSYGLASIEYRFPVFQSIGGVIFTDFASDFGSGKTVLGEPGELRDKPGSGFGYGLGVRANSPFGLIRGDFGISDQGEVRFEVTTGQRF; from the coding sequence ATGGGTATTCAAATAGCTGTAGTTTTGATTGTGGCGATGTTAGTGAGTGGGGAAAATAAGAAAGCGCTTGCGGACTCCCAACCTTCTACTCAAGACAAGACTGGTGATGTTGTGACATCAGGGTACGCTAAATACGGTGATTATATAGAATCGACTTTTGTAGAGAACTCGAAAACAGAAAGCGCCCAAACTCTTGAGTTTTCCCAGCAAGTTGTCAAAGATATCCAGATTCGTTTTGTTAATGACAAAGGTAAGTCAGTCGATGACCAGGGTCAGCCAATTAATGGACGTACCCAAAGAGATTTTATCCTTGGTCTTCTAAGACTTAAACCCGGCCAGGTATTCCGCGAGGATACACTTGAAGCGGACTTGCAACGACTCAGGAGATTAGAGTCATTGAATAAAGTCGAAGTTTTCAAACAAGAAGATGCTTCTGGTGTTGACATTATCTATGATATTCAAGAGCGCCGCTATCCGGCTTTGAACTTCGGAGGTGGCAATAGTGAAGATATTGGGCTTTATGGACAAGTAGGCTATAAAGATGCAAATATTAGTGGTTTGAGCGATCGCCTAGATACAAATATTCAGATCAGCGGTAAAGATGTCCAGTTTAATGGTGAGTTTACTAGCCCTTATCGTCCCGGAGAACCAAACCGTTTAGGCTATAACATTAGAGCTTTTCGCAGTCGAGATTTATCTTCAACCTTCAACGAAGATGTCAAATTATCCAACGGTGACAAAGTGCGCGAAGGAAGATTTGGTGGTTCGGTGGGACTTTTACGGTCTTTCGATGACTGGGATACAGGTATCGCTCTCAACTACACCAGAATTAGCCTTCGGGATAAAGATTACAACGTTACACAAGTTGATAGTTTAGGAAGTCCACTTTCTTTAAGTGGTACTGGCATTGATGACTTATTTACAGTATCTTTTTCCGTATCGAGAGATCAACGCGATCGCCGTGATAATCCAACGCAAGGATCAATCCTTACCCTTAGCACTGAACAAGCAATTCCTATTGGACTAGGTAATATTTCCAGCAACAGACTTCGGGGAGACTATATCCAATATCTACCAGTCACCTGGATAGGTCACGGTCGCCCAACAGATAATCCAGAAATGATCGCTTTTAATTTGCAAATTGGCTCATTTATTGGAGATTTTACGCCAGCTGATGCATTCAATATCGGCGGACTTGATTCTGTAAGAGGCTACGGTTATGGTAAAGTTGCCAGTGGTCGGAGTTATGGTTTGGCTTCTATAGAATATCGTTTCCCAGTTTTTCAATCAATAGGGGGAGTAATCTTTACTGACTTCGCCTCAGATTTCGGGTCTGGTAAAACAGTACTAGGAGAACCCGGCGAACTGCGAGACAAACCTGGGAGTGGCTTTGGTTACGGCTTAGGAGTGCGAGCAAACTCACCTTTTGGACTCATTCGGGGTGACTTCGGAATTAGCGACCAAGGAGAAGTAAGATTTGAAGTTACTACTGGCCAAAGGTTTTGA
- the selD gene encoding selenide, water dikinase SelD has product MQQNLQPIIKDLVLIGGGHSHAIVLRMFGMKPLPGVRLTLITAASDTAYSGMLPGHIAGFYSHDECHIDLRPLANFAQAQLYIDKVVALDLENNKVVCANRPAVDFDVLSIDIGSTPSAISVLGAAEYAIAAKPVTHLLKHWHQLIETVAKNPQEPISIGIVGGGAGGVELALSMRSNLLQILHRNQQPIQNLAIHLFQRDTELMPNYHQSARHQIQQILIEQGIKLHLGESVCNVEPMTHEEARERFKIKCESGLAVECNKIFWVTQASAPDWLKASGLKIDQQGFILVEDTLQSSTHPHIFAAGDVATMINYPRPKAGVFAVRQGKPLFENLQRVLLGKSLKPYKPQQQYLSLIGTGDGRAIATKGAFTLPPHKLLWRWKDWIDRRFMERFSTGLGTRDWRLGKSQLLTSNSSLITQNSKLSTLKCAGCGSKVGATVLERVLSRIQQEQPIGKDRRDIVIGLDAPDDAAVIQIPTGKSLVQTIDYFRSLINDPYIFGQISANHCLSDIFAMGATPHSVLAIATIPYAIPSKIEETLYQLLSGAVKVLNQTQAPLIGGHTSEGTELAFGLSCNGVADSDKLLRKGGMQPGQVLILTKALGTGTLFAADMRRQAKGSWIDSAVESMLLSNQAGANCLLQHGATACTDITGFGLVGHLMEMVQASHVAIELQLAAIPVLKGAIETLQKGIFSSLQPENLRISTYIQNRVLAESHPNYPLLFDPQTAGGLLASIPNEQATHCIAALQALGYSQTCIIAKILPPLTLTQPINLIV; this is encoded by the coding sequence ATGCAGCAAAACTTACAGCCGATAATCAAAGACCTAGTGCTAATTGGTGGCGGTCACAGCCATGCCATTGTGCTGAGAATGTTTGGCATGAAACCTTTGCCAGGAGTACGTTTAACGTTAATTACCGCCGCTTCAGACACAGCCTATTCTGGGATGCTACCAGGACATATTGCTGGCTTTTACAGCCATGATGAATGCCATATCGACTTGCGGCCCTTAGCAAACTTTGCTCAAGCACAGTTGTATATTGATAAAGTAGTTGCTCTTGACTTAGAAAACAATAAAGTTGTTTGTGCTAACCGACCTGCTGTAGATTTTGATGTGCTGTCCATTGATATTGGCAGTACTCCCTCTGCTATATCTGTATTAGGTGCAGCAGAATATGCAATTGCGGCTAAACCAGTAACGCATCTGCTAAAACATTGGCATCAGCTAATTGAAACAGTAGCGAAAAACCCGCAAGAACCAATAAGTATTGGGATTGTAGGTGGAGGTGCAGGCGGTGTAGAATTGGCGCTATCGATGCGATCTAATTTGCTTCAGATTTTGCATCGAAATCAACAACCAATTCAAAATTTAGCAATTCATTTATTCCAGCGTGATACAGAATTAATGCCGAACTATCATCAATCGGCACGACATCAAATTCAGCAAATTTTAATTGAGCAAGGTATTAAGCTGCATCTTGGCGAAAGTGTGTGTAATGTCGAACCAATGACACACGAAGAAGCTAGAGAAAGATTTAAAATTAAATGTGAATCTGGTTTGGCAGTAGAGTGTAATAAAATTTTTTGGGTAACACAAGCATCAGCACCAGACTGGTTAAAAGCATCTGGACTAAAGATTGATCAGCAAGGGTTTATCCTAGTAGAAGACACATTACAATCTTCAACGCATCCGCACATATTTGCTGCTGGTGATGTCGCCACAATGATTAATTATCCCCGTCCGAAAGCGGGGGTATTTGCTGTGCGTCAAGGTAAGCCTTTATTTGAAAACTTACAGCGGGTTTTATTAGGTAAGTCGCTCAAACCTTATAAACCACAGCAACAATATTTAAGTTTAATTGGTACAGGAGATGGACGAGCGATCGCAACAAAAGGTGCTTTCACTTTACCACCTCATAAACTATTGTGGCGTTGGAAAGATTGGATTGACCGCCGCTTTATGGAACGTTTTAGTACGGGACTGGGGACTAGGGACTGGCGACTGGGGAAATCTCAACTCTTAACTTCTAACTCTTCACTCATAACTCAGAACTCAAAACTCAGCACTCTTAAATGTGCTGGATGTGGTTCTAAGGTTGGCGCTACAGTTTTAGAACGAGTGTTATCTCGCATTCAACAAGAACAACCAATTGGTAAAGACAGACGAGATATCGTTATTGGTTTAGATGCACCGGATGATGCAGCAGTGATACAAATACCAACAGGTAAATCGCTGGTGCAAACGATTGATTATTTTCGCAGTTTAATTAATGACCCGTATATATTTGGGCAAATTAGCGCCAATCATTGCTTGAGCGATATTTTTGCAATGGGGGCTACTCCTCATAGTGTACTTGCGATCGCCACCATTCCCTACGCTATCCCCAGCAAAATTGAAGAAACGCTATATCAATTATTATCTGGTGCTGTCAAGGTACTAAATCAAACACAAGCGCCGTTAATTGGCGGACACACCAGTGAAGGCACAGAACTAGCTTTTGGCTTGTCTTGTAATGGTGTGGCTGATTCTGATAAACTGCTACGCAAAGGTGGGATGCAACCAGGACAAGTGCTAATTCTAACCAAAGCCCTGGGAACAGGAACGTTATTTGCTGCTGATATGCGCCGCCAAGCCAAAGGTAGTTGGATTGATAGTGCAGTTGAGTCGATGCTATTATCCAATCAAGCTGGGGCCAATTGTTTATTGCAACATGGGGCAACTGCTTGTACTGATATTACAGGCTTTGGCTTGGTGGGACATTTAATGGAAATGGTGCAAGCCTCCCACGTTGCTATTGAGTTACAACTTGCAGCTATTCCAGTTTTAAAAGGTGCTATTGAAACGTTGCAAAAAGGGATTTTTAGCTCACTTCAACCAGAAAACCTACGAATATCAACTTACATTCAAAATAGGGTATTAGCTGAGTCTCACCCTAATTATCCCCTATTATTTGACCCACAAACCGCCGGCGGACTTTTAGCCTCCATTCCAAACGAGCAAGCTACCCATTGTATAGCTGCACTCCAAGCCTTGGGGTATTCTCAAACCTGCATAATTGCTAAGATTTTACCGCCACTTACTCTTACACAACCAATTAACTTAATTGTTTAA
- a CDS encoding DUF1003 domain-containing protein: MNPFKTLFVNKTDTVVKIQQPKPEQIFIDNQQLTSGQRLADKLATQVGSWKFLICQSTVLAGWVGINLMPGVPHWDASPFMMLNLVFSFASAYTAPIVLMSQNRQSDTDRRNSEIDHQVNLRAGQNIELLHEKLDTLHSQQLAELSQIVKEQQKMLRELKVNLVSTSQETKENRVSIVPGFNVQMNDKFSNLAAVNQASNRQLPIGDNVKVFDQYIRRQP, translated from the coding sequence ATGAATCCATTTAAAACATTATTTGTAAACAAAACTGATACGGTAGTTAAGATACAACAACCCAAGCCAGAACAAATTTTTATTGATAATCAACAATTAACTTCAGGGCAACGCCTTGCTGATAAATTAGCAACTCAAGTCGGTTCTTGGAAATTTTTGATTTGCCAAAGCACCGTTTTGGCAGGATGGGTCGGTATAAATTTAATGCCAGGGGTTCCTCACTGGGATGCGTCACCGTTCATGATGCTCAACTTAGTATTTTCATTTGCCTCAGCTTACACAGCACCAATTGTTTTGATGAGTCAGAATCGCCAATCTGATACTGACCGGAGGAACTCTGAAATTGACCACCAAGTGAATTTGAGAGCTGGACAAAATATTGAACTACTGCATGAAAAATTAGATACTTTGCATTCTCAACAGCTTGCCGAACTAAGCCAAATTGTCAAAGAGCAGCAGAAAATGCTCCGGGAACTAAAAGTAAATTTAGTGTCTACTTCCCAAGAGACTAAAGAAAATCGAGTCAGTATAGTCCCAGGATTCAATGTTCAAATGAATGATAAATTTTCCAATCTAGCTGCCGTTAATCAAGCTAGCAATCGTCAACTACCAATTGGAGATAATGTCAAAGTTTTTGACCAGTACATTCGTCGCCAACCATGA
- a CDS encoding pentapeptide repeat-containing protein, translating into MKNILQTNNSFLAKILLRVHPIQEKFNFTRYQSPKQRLRTAIEQLANNTIETSLVVVNDLEQISQEYPQYHWLIMDILTTFVRNNSPYIPQKKIISNSTVKIRTDIQAALTVIARRDANKDPENEQIDLSHTDMRGVNLKGANLEQTNLYQVNLSGANLRKANLEGAILSAANLEGANLTEANLKGAILSAANMEGANLSGANLHRANLYLARLCGTILDGVILNEANLREVKFSE; encoded by the coding sequence ATGAAAAATATTTTACAAACAAACAATAGTTTTCTAGCAAAAATCTTACTTCGGGTACATCCTATCCAGGAAAAGTTTAACTTTACTCGATATCAGTCACCAAAACAACGTTTAAGAACAGCAATTGAACAATTAGCGAATAATACAATAGAAACTAGTCTGGTCGTAGTCAATGATTTAGAGCAAATCAGCCAGGAATATCCACAATACCACTGGTTAATTATGGATATTTTGACTACTTTTGTGCGGAATAATTCTCCTTATATACCCCAAAAGAAAATAATAAGCAATTCAACAGTAAAAATTCGCACAGATATTCAAGCAGCCCTTACTGTTATTGCTAGAAGAGATGCAAATAAAGACCCAGAAAATGAGCAAATTGATTTGAGTCATACCGACATGAGGGGAGTAAATCTGAAAGGGGCAAATCTAGAACAGACAAATCTCTATCAAGTTAATCTCTCTGGGGCAAACCTGAGAAAAGCCAACCTAGAAGGAGCAATCCTGAGTGCAGCTAACTTAGAAGGGGCAAATCTCACAGAAGCCAACTTAAAAGGAGCAATTCTCAGCGCCGCCAACATGGAAGGAGCAAACCTTTCTGGAGCCAATCTGCATCGGGCAAATTTATATTTAGCTAGGCTGTGTGGGACAATCCTTGATGGTGTCATACTCAACGAGGCAAATCTGAGGGAAGTGAAATTCTCGGAATAA